The Gopherus flavomarginatus isolate rGopFla2 chromosome 16, rGopFla2.mat.asm, whole genome shotgun sequence genomic sequence tgatgtgatgcagtatggatgtcatggataattcagaccaaAGGGGAGAAACAAAAtcaaaaacactgtttaaacaccTTCCATCCGCCCCACtcaacagcacaatacatatgctaataAACTTAAACAAAGTATTGTGCTGTTAAAGCCATATGAAAAATGAATGCCGTGCCTAGGCATATTCTGCTCCTTTAAGGAATAGAGTGCAGCCCCCTCATCCCCCGGGTGGGGGGACTAGCTCCAAGTCTTTCCAGTACCTCATACCTGCTAAAAATTTCTTGCCAGTACGGCGTACTGGAGGGTACCACAAGGACAAATGATGCCAGGCCAAGCCCATTTGGGGATGAGGGTATAAAGTGGCTGGTGATGGGAACACAACCGGGGTGAGCTATCTTGGTTTCAGCAGAGCAGCTGATTAGGTTCAGCACTCCaagcactagggggtgctgtactCCAGGGAGCAGGGTGGTGACTCCCCAGGGGATGCATTTCCCTAGGAGCCAGTGTTGACCCCCATGTCCTAGGGGGCTTGGTTGGAGGCACTTTCCCCTGGCAGTCAGCGCTGACCCCAATACCCCAgtgtggtgctagggggcgctgtgctgcagggagagggggggggtcggggctcagcagggggccccTTTATTCTAATACATTTAAATGTCTTGAGTTACTGATTTTTGGTGGTGTCAGTGAAGGTCCAGCTGGTTATTACGACTAACAAAGCCCCCAAACTGGGGAGAATTTATGAATAATTTTGCTGGAAATGTCCCCCGCTCATTTCTGCTGTTTGCTCCCCTCTAAATGGGGCTTTTGGTGAAATCCGACAAAGTGGCCTATTGTCCCTCAGATATCTGCCCTGTGCAGTGCCAAGGTACTGGGGGGGAGTCagaacctcccccttccccagcaacacacgtggcgggggggggggagatgtttTCAGCCAAATGAGTCCTCGTGCCCAGACAAAGGGGGCAGCTTTGCCTTAGGTTACAAATatttcactcccctcctctcacagactgtccctgccccctaGCAAGCAGGTGAGGAGCATGGTCCCAAGGGGCCAAATAAGACGTGACTTAActaagagctgggaatagaactcaggagtcctgactcctagccccCCCCCGTACAATACTCCCCCTAAACTCCTGCTTCTCCTGCCAGTACATAAAGGGAGCCGCTGGCAAGCCGCTCCCTGGGGTCTCGGCACAGAGTGGGAGCCCCGCCCGTGGGTTCTAGGCTGGGGGTCTggtccccaaccccctcctgggtCCTTCCGGAGCCCCCTGCCGGGACGAGCCCCACCAGCGCAGGCTCCCACCGCCCAATCAGCGCTtggcgccccccccccgccccggtaaGTTGAGCGGGGCTCCGGCAGCCGCTCTCAGCCTGGCTGCAGACCCGCACTCGCAGCACCGGGGATGGGAGAGCGCAGCCCTGCGTGGAGCCCGCCCGCCCGGCGCTAGCCGCCCCCGGCCCGTCCCGCACAGCGCAGGTGAGAGCTGGGGGCGAAGGGGAACGGGGcactgggagcagcttgtggggaGGCTAGAGCCcgcccccttcccagagccagggatcgagccaggagtcctgactcccagccccctttccccccagagttgggaacccaggagtcctgactcccagctccccttccccccagagttgggaacccaggagtcctgactcccagctccccttccccccagagttgggaacccaggagtcctgactcccagctccccttccccccagagttgggaacccaggagtcctgactcccagccccctttccccccagagttgggaacccaggagtcctgactcccagctccccttccccccagagttgggaacccaggagtcctgactcccagctccccttccccccagagttgggaacccaggagtcctgactcccagctccccttccccccagagttgggaacccaggagtcctgactcccagctccccaagagaacccaggagtcctgactcccagcccccccagagaACCTAGGAGTCTTGATGACCCCGCACTTCCATAGGGGACCCACCTGCAGCTGGGGCTAGCTCAGCACATGGCCCAAGGAAACTGATGCCCAGCAATGCCTGGTTGGGCTAGGTGTGGGGCTCAGGAGCTGAGCGCAGCTCAGTGAGTGgacggggtgggtgggggtgctCAACTCTGCAGGGGGCGTCTCTGGGTGATGGTTGCAGGACAAAGCCAAGGCACTTGGAGTAGCTGGCCCGttttggagggtgggggtgatgttgctggctctggcttttgtGCCCCATCTCTGCTGGATCAACCCCCAcctcttgcctcagtttcccttctgtttATATGTTACCCCTCCCCAGGGAAAAAGCTGGCCAGGACTGGCACTTTGGAAACAGGGACCAGTCCTGGCTCCAGCACGCGCCTGCCCTGGCCTCAGAGACATGGCAGGGTCACCAAGGATGGATGCAGAGCCCTCTCCATTGGGTGGCTGGCTGGACAATGGCTCTTGGACACCAGTGcccactgctgccccccaccTGGACATTAGCACGCCGGTGGGCcctggcaggagggggctgtggatcTTTAATAGCAGTGGGGaggacacatcacctccattcCTGACGGATGCTTGGCTGGTGCCGCTTTTCTATGCCCTCGTCATGCTGCTGGGGCTGGTGGGCAACTCGCTCGTCATCTATGTGGTGTCCAAGCACCGGCAGATGCGCACAGCCACCAACTTCTACATCGGTGAGTGCCCCCCCCCAACCATCTCCTGGCTGGGTGCCTCAACTCCATCCTCCGCATCCCCAGGCACCATACCTCCCCCGGCTGGGTGTACCAGCCCTCCCTGGCCCCTGGGTACCTTCTCTCCCCTGGATGGGTGCCCCAGCACCTGCCTAACTTGCTTCTGGACaccatccctcctctcccctggttGGGTGACACGGTGCCAGCCCCCCCTTtgtccctgggcttcttcccttccctgtctgggtgccccaacagcaacacccccatcccctggcaccttccctcccctagctgcataccccagctccagccccccctCACCTCCGGACATCATCCCTCCCCAAGCTGGGTGTCGGAGCACCAGCTCCGCTCCCATTCCTGAGCACCATTCCCCTCCATCCCAGTGGGTTCCCCTGTCTCAGCTCCAGCATCCCTGCTCCTGGGTGtctcaccaccctcctggtgggtgctccagcccaccCCCAACCTCAGCACCTGGATGCcttccctcctgctgctccccccagTGCCACCCCTGCACAGCATTTCTGGCCTGAAATACTCCTCTCCATCAATGATCATTGTCATGGCTCAACAACATGCACTGTACTGTCCATTAGCGAGAGGGTGGcactgggctccccgcagccaataccctgctatcccagcccagggctccctcaACACCCTTGACTCTGTGTTCCCCCCATTATAACAGAGCACCCATTCTGCTGTGGGTGGGGCTCCATACTTGCTTTCTGTTTAAAGAGGGACTATTCTAAGTCCTCTGAAATCCACACGCTGACTCCAATTGTCTTGAAAATTGCTAAACCTCATGGGGACTTGGGATAGAgttagtgatccaaatttgggaTCATGTGAGCAAGGGGTTCCCAAAATATAGCTCCCCCAAAACCCAGCTCTTTACAACACCAACCTGTTCTCACGTCTTTTGCCAACAGCAGAGGCTCAAAGTACTACAGCTGTGATCCAACTGATCTCAGTTGCTCAGTTAGTGCATGGCACCCACTGGAAGAAAACTTGAGTTGGGATTTCTGGGTCAGAACATGCTGAACTGTCAGCCCAAAGAGACTGAACGAAGCATGTGTAGCAAGAGGAGGGTTCTGTTAACAGCAGCAGAGTGCACATATTAAAGTGAGTGGGTGGCTCAAAGGCCTTGGGCTGTACATCTTGAGCCTAAATTGTACCTATGTGCTAAGTTTGAGCTCTGCCTGGGGCAGGTTTTGGATACTGTGTCTCAAGCATGTCCTTGTTCCTTCTGAAAGTTTTCCTGAGGCCAAAATTCCTAGTGTAAAAGCAACATTgtaaagtgctctaaaatccccAGGCAGGCTCTAATTTTGGATGGACAAGGAAACCAGCATTGATTAAACAGAGCAAAAGTGACAGACCATTAAGATAATGTAGGCAGGTTTCCTGAGCAAGAGCACTGCGTGTGATCAGAGGAAATCAAGTCATTGGGGCTGCTGTTCCAGGACTTCCAGATGCACAGCCCCCCAGTGTGAGTGGCTCAGATTCTTATACCATATCTGGGGCAGAGCATGGAAATATGGGAGTTTGGAGCAGTGAGGGAGAAtggggggagcagtgctgggagttgggggggtgcaGGTAGGAAAGTTGGGGGAATAGAGAGAGAAGTGTTTGGGGCTGTAGTGAGGGGGGGCACTAGTGGATAaatggtggggcaggggctctggctgggggaagaCAATGGGGATAAAGGGGAGTAGGTGGGAAACTGGCATCTTCAAATGGGAATGGAAAATGTGGGGATGACAGGCACCCTGCCCATAATTCCCAATCACTACCCAGCTCTTCATTCCCAGTGGGCTGTTCTGAGTGCATCAGGGATGAGGGACTCAGCCTAGGCTCATACATCCCCAATCACCCAGTGCCCACCAGTTATTGGTGGTTTATCCCTGTGGGAAAGGACAGGCCTGCCTATATCCCCATagcagagggagagaactgaggcacaggagagaGCAAGTGATTTTTCCATATCTGTGACTGAGACAGGCATTGAACCTTGGGCTCCTGGATCCCAGGCTGGCACCTGAGCCACcaagcctccccctccccacacacctatTGTCTGGCCAGTTCCCACCACGGGCCCTCCCCCTGATCCCAGTTCCACATCTGTTCCAGCAAACCTGGCGACCACAGACATCATCTTCCTGGTGTGCTGTGTCCCCTTCACCGCCACACTctaccccctgcccagctggaTCTTCGGTGACTTCATGTGCAAACTCGTCAACTATCTGCAACAGGTatggctggctggggtgggggtggggggctggttggGCTGGGGGTGTAAACATGCATGGGTGAGTGTGTGCATGGGTGTGCTGGGGAGGGacatgcagcagctgctgctacctGGGGCACTGTACAgtcccagggccctgccctgctGGGAGAGTGGTGCCTGGCAAAGGGCCAGGGCCCACCAGTTGCCTTTGCCTTGGGTCACTGGGCCACCCTTGCTCTCTGCAGGTGACAGCACAGGCCACCTGCATCACCCTGACGGCAATGAGCATGGACCGCTGCTACGCCACCCTCTACCCGCTGCAGTCGCTGCGCTACCGCACCCCACGTGTGGCTATGGGGGTCAGCGTGGCCATTTGGATCAGTGAGTAGAATGtgtcagggccaggggagagcaaagagctggggaaggggccccccaggggtggtggaaggagggaggagagctgTGTCTCTGAACATGCATCCAAGACACCAACCCTGCAGAGGTCTTGTAAAAGGTTTCCCAGGGATTCCTGGCCTGACCCTGGTcagtcctgagcccagcagcacaGCCCCATACCCAGCGCAAAGGCTCCTTTGGGATCTCTGAAAGGAGGCAGAGAGAGTTAATATTTGTGCCCTGGCATCTGATGGTCCACAGAAGCTTCCACCTTCTGTTTTGATTCTATCCCACCAGCACCCACAAATCTGATAATTCACCTCAATCCAGTCCACAGccacctgctatcccagtccaGGATCCCTACACACAGAGCTCGGCTGGCACCTCTCAATCTCAACCTGtatcccctgctattccagcccttgCCTCCCCACCTCATCTCTGCTtttgcccctcaatcctgacccacagccccttgctATTCTACTCTCCTGAGTCTGCTGAATAGAGACGGATGCTAACCCAGAGCCCCTCTACGCTGATGAGCTTCAGCCATTCATGAATGTGCCAAATCAGTTCTCCTTATGCTCAGAGCCATAGCTGGACCTCAGGTCTCCCCAGAGCACTGGCCCCATTATGCCTTTCACTCCTTTGTCCTCCTGTCCCcaggctccttccttctctcGCTGCCCATAGCCATGTACCACCGCACTGAGGTAGGCTACTGGTATGGGCTGCGCACCTACTGCATCGAGGCCTTCGCCAGCAAGAGCCAGGAGCGCAGCATCATCCTCTACACCTT encodes the following:
- the LOC127035694 gene encoding G-protein coupled receptor 54-like; amino-acid sequence: MAGSPRMDAEPSPLGGWLDNGSWTPVPTAAPHLDISTPVGPGRRGLWIFNSSGEDTSPPFLTDAWLVPLFYALVMLLGLVGNSLVIYVVSKHRQMRTATNFYIANLATTDIIFLVCCVPFTATLYPLPSWIFGDFMCKLVNYLQQVTAQATCITLTAMSMDRCYATLYPLQSLRYRTPRVAMGVSVAIWISSFLLSLPIAMYHRTEVGYWYGLRTYCIEAFASKSQERSIILYTFLAVYLLPLLTICLCYSIMLKRMGRPIVEPIDHNYQQVQHLSEHSVAMRAKVSKMVVVIVVLFTVCWGPIQLYLLFQGFYGSFQASYETYKIKTWANCMSYANSSINPIVYAFMGDSFRKSFKKAFPFLFRRRVRDGAVLSGSRNAEMKFVTEET